In Rhineura floridana isolate rRhiFlo1 chromosome 1, rRhiFlo1.hap2, whole genome shotgun sequence, the following proteins share a genomic window:
- the PGAP4 gene encoding post-GPI attachment to proteins factor 4, translating to MLLPGPLPWGRLCRWSSPFLRFLALTVVTFGVLAPLACQQLLHSYFYMRRWYLSPMSQDFLRQNQEDGLSALRYFERLPAPNSSEQLASGVSRPWLLITIITVKRRPEFHYVLQVASRFHLLLQECGPPCRHHQLLLCNVEADPSRHWDAKQLAGFFAVVNRYGSGEKLELSLNQFEKEKQDYVYCLEKSLQAYDPEYVLLVEDDAVPEEEIFSVLHHLLQVRFTKPHLRNALYVKLYHPERLQHYINPEPMRILEWLGIGMFWGSLLGFVYAWVSSRSSLTWPIVLFFALYSMLLVELVGRHYLLELRRLAPPLYNIVPVTECCTPAMLFSAPSARRTLGYLKELRCRPGFAKDIALYSLLRAKGEQAFVVEPNLVRHVGMFSSVRTNDNPKLL from the coding sequence ATGCTGCTACCAGGACCATTGCCTTGGGGGAGGCTGTGCCGTTGGTCCAGCCCATTTCTGCGATTCCTTGCCTTGACGGTGGTGACGTTTGGCGTGCTGGCTCCCCTGGCTTGCCAGCAGCTCCTTCACTCTTATTTCTACATGCGCCGCTGGTACCTGAGTCCAATGAGCCAAGACTTCCTCAGACAGAACCAGGAGGATGGCTTGAGCGCCCTCCGTTACTTTGAGAGACTGCCTGCTCCAAACTCCTCGGAACAGTTGGCCAGTGGGGTCTCCCGGCCATGGCTGTTGATTACAATCATCACGGTGAAGAGGCGTCCTGAGTTCCACTATGTCCTTCAGGTGGCGTCTcgcttccacctcctcctccaggAATGCGGCCCTCCTTGCCGGCACCACCAGCTCTTGCTCTGCAACGTGGAAGCCGATCCCAGCAGGCACTGGGATGCCAAGCAGCTTGCTGGCTTCTTTGCCGTGGTGAATCGCTATGGCAGCGGCGAGAAGCTGGAGCTGTCGCTGAACCAGTTTGAAAAGGAGAAGCAGGATTATGTCTACTGCCTTGAGAAGTCGCTCCAGGCTTATGACCCGGAATATGTGCTGCTGGTCGAAGATGATGCTGTCCCCGAGGAGGAGATCTTCTCAGTGCTGCATCACCTGTTGCAGGTGCGGTTCACCAAGCCCCATCTCCGCAATGCCCTCTATGTGAAACTCTACCATCCAGAGAGACTGCAGCATTATATCAACCCAGAACCTATGAGGATCCTAGAGTGGCTTGGAATAGGCATGTTTTGGGGTTCGCTTTTGGGTTTTGTGTATGCCTGGGTGTCCAGCCGCTCCAGCCTCACTTGGCCCATTGTGCTGTTTTTTGCCCTGTATAGCATGCTGTTGGTAGAATTGGTGGGGCGCCATTACCTCCTGGAGCTTCGCCGCTTGGCACCTCCACTCTATAATATCGTGCCTGTGACAGAGTGCTGCACCCCAGCCATGCTATTCTCTGCCCCTTCTGCCCGCCGCACATTGGGTTACCTGAAGGAGCTCCGCTGTCGGCCTGGCTTTGCCAAAGACATCGCCCTTTACTCGCTACTGCGTGCCAAGGGCGAGCAGGCCTTTGTGGTGGAGCCCAATCTAGTCAGGCATGTGGGGATGTTTTCTAGTGTCAGGACAAATGACAATCCAAAGCTACTTTGA